A region from the Leptotrichia sp. OH3620_COT-345 genome encodes:
- a CDS encoding MgtC/SapB family protein — translation MKIEDIIIRILAAGLIGALIGNERKKSGKPAGITTHLVVCLGAALIVMIQSKIDENVLNLAMKNPEIAGVLKVDTARIPAQIVSGIGFLGGGVILHSKNTISGITTAATIWITAGLGMGAGFGYFDIVIPTTIFMLLAMYMLKKHGIFSDIDEVIDEVIEKTNG, via the coding sequence ATGAAAATAGAAGACATAATTATAAGAATTTTAGCAGCAGGGCTGATAGGAGCACTTATAGGAAATGAAAGAAAAAAAAGTGGAAAACCTGCCGGTATAACGACTCATCTTGTAGTTTGTTTAGGTGCGGCATTAATTGTTATGATACAAAGTAAAATAGATGAAAATGTACTTAATCTGGCAATGAAGAATCCTGAAATAGCAGGAGTTCTTAAAGTTGATACTGCGAGAATACCTGCACAAATAGTTTCAGGAATAGGTTTTTTAGGAGGAGGAGTTATACTTCATTCAAAAAATACAATATCAGGGATAACGACAGCAGCAACTATATGGATTACGGCAGGTCTTGGAATGGGAGCGGGATTCGGATATTTTGATATAGTAATACCTACAACAATATTTATGCTGCTTGCTATGTATATGCTGAAAAAACATGGAATATTTTCAGACATTGATGAAGTAATTGATGAGGTTATTGAAAAAACTAACGGATAA
- a CDS encoding ROK family protein, with translation MNYYVGMDLGGTNTKIGLVDEGGNIIFTTIVKTESMEGFEKTVERLSKILIEQIKGSNINFDDVKGVGLGVPGPVVKERVVKFWANFPWPREVDLAAEFEKHLNKKVKVDNDVNVITLGEMWKGAAQGYKNVLGLAIGTGIGGGIITDSKLVSGKNGAGGEVGHTKVEKEGKLCGCGQNGCWEAYASATGLIREAESRLTVHKNNKLYEKVTSMGRSLEAKDIFDAAKEGDEFSLNLVDYEAEYIALGLGNLLNILDPEIIVIGGGVSLAGKILFDKVNEKLKKYALSSTIEGLKILPAQLGNDAGIIGAAYLGMN, from the coding sequence ATGAATTACTATGTAGGTATGGATTTGGGGGGGACAAATACAAAAATAGGTCTTGTTGATGAAGGTGGAAACATAATTTTTACAACAATAGTAAAAACTGAATCTATGGAGGGATTTGAAAAAACTGTTGAAAGATTGTCCAAAATATTAATTGAACAAATTAAGGGAAGCAATATCAACTTTGATGATGTTAAAGGAGTAGGATTGGGAGTACCGGGTCCTGTAGTGAAAGAAAGAGTAGTAAAATTTTGGGCAAATTTTCCGTGGCCAAGAGAGGTAGATCTTGCAGCAGAATTTGAAAAACATCTGAACAAAAAAGTAAAAGTAGATAATGATGTAAATGTCATAACTTTAGGAGAAATGTGGAAAGGTGCGGCACAAGGTTATAAAAATGTACTCGGTCTTGCTATAGGTACAGGAATTGGAGGAGGAATTATTACTGATTCAAAACTTGTAAGTGGTAAAAATGGAGCAGGGGGAGAAGTAGGTCATACTAAAGTTGAAAAAGAAGGTAAACTTTGCGGTTGTGGTCAAAACGGCTGCTGGGAAGCTTATGCTTCAGCTACAGGTCTCATAAGGGAAGCTGAAAGCAGACTGACTGTTCATAAAAATAACAAACTTTATGAAAAAGTTACTTCAATGGGAAGAAGCCTTGAAGCAAAGGACATATTTGATGCTGCAAAAGAAGGAGATGAATTTTCATTAAATCTTGTAGATTATGAAGCTGAATATATTGCTTTAGGACTTGGAAATTTGCTGAATATACTTGATCCTGAAATAATAGTCATAGGAGGTGGAGTTTCCCTTGCAGGAAAAATACTATTTGACAAAGTAAATGAAAAGCTTAAAAAATATGCCTTGAGTTCTACTATTGAGGGACTTAAAATATTGCCTGCACAGCTGGGAAATGATGCAGGGATAATAGGAGCGGCATATTTAGGAATGAATTAA
- a CDS encoding ABC transporter permease produces MNEKRRISLFFFVLVMIFFYLPIVMLVTLSFNSSKSFAWSGFSLKWYAELFQKSPDLWQAFGRSLIIGVTSSLFSVLVATFGAIAIKWYNSKLKNYVKFLNYIPLILPDLIIGVSLLIFFNMQVGLYKGVELGMMTIFIAHTTFNIPFSLFIIMARLDEFDYSIVEASRDLGANEIQTLIKVVLPSMMPGIVSAFLMAMTLSLDDFVITSFVTGTNSNTLPVQIYSMIKFGVSPVINALSTILIIGTIVLSLSSRKLQKYMLS; encoded by the coding sequence ATGAATGAAAAAAGAAGAATTTCCCTATTTTTCTTTGTACTTGTAATGATATTTTTTTATTTACCGATAGTTATGCTTGTAACACTGTCATTTAACAGCTCTAAGAGTTTTGCATGGAGTGGATTTTCTTTAAAATGGTATGCAGAACTTTTTCAGAAATCTCCTGATTTATGGCAGGCTTTTGGAAGAAGTCTTATAATAGGTGTAACTTCTTCTCTATTTTCCGTATTAGTAGCAACTTTCGGTGCAATAGCAATAAAATGGTATAATTCCAAGCTAAAAAATTATGTAAAATTTTTAAATTATATTCCGCTGATACTGCCTGACCTTATAATAGGAGTTTCACTACTTATTTTCTTTAATATGCAAGTAGGGCTATATAAAGGGGTAGAATTGGGGATGATGACCATTTTTATTGCTCATACTACATTTAATATTCCATTTTCGTTATTTATAATAATGGCAAGACTTGACGAATTTGATTATTCCATAGTTGAAGCATCAAGAGATTTAGGAGCGAATGAAATACAAACATTGATAAAAGTAGTGCTACCATCGATGATGCCGGGGATTGTTTCAGCTTTTTTAATGGCTATGACTCTTTCTCTTGATGACTTTGTAATTACGAGCTTTGTTACGGGAACTAATTCAAATACACTTCCTGTACAGATATATTCTATGATTAAGTTTGGAGTATCTCCCGTAATAAATGCTTTGTCAACGATACTTATTATAGGAACAATAGTTCTTTCATTATCAAGCAGAAAATTACAAAAGTATATGTTAAGTTAA
- a CDS encoding LacI family DNA-binding transcriptional regulator — protein sequence MNIKEVACKAGVSVATVSRVLNKSEKVSFETEKKVRAVIKKMNYFPNINAKILRENRSKVILICVPDITNIIYSQIIKGVLDYLKRNGYSGMIHIPHNKFDRRYSGADDIKEYIYFLETKKIDGIIFITSSINQQDYVELNRKYNVMTCSEYYDDDTLETVGIDQSEAMYRLIRYLYEIKKVEKPVYYTWKDPTGTSKRRLAGYIKYLKEKNIKNVKKFYKKMDSKKTSIFLEQFKKELENNMEIDAIILNSDFYAVFAEKIIKKLNREILVASFDGTQLLDMALSKIVHIKQPFEKMGEKSAEALLKKMEGKKFEKKIYLKYDLIDEEKLK from the coding sequence ATGAATATAAAAGAAGTTGCGTGTAAAGCGGGAGTTTCAGTAGCAACGGTATCAAGAGTTTTAAATAAAAGTGAAAAAGTATCTTTTGAAACTGAAAAAAAAGTAAGAGCTGTAATAAAAAAAATGAATTATTTTCCGAATATAAATGCAAAAATATTGCGTGAAAACAGAAGCAAAGTAATTTTGATATGTGTTCCGGATATTACGAATATAATTTACAGTCAGATCATAAAGGGAGTACTGGATTATCTGAAACGGAACGGATACAGCGGGATGATACATATTCCTCATAATAAATTCGACAGAAGATACAGTGGAGCAGATGATATAAAGGAATACATATATTTTCTGGAAACAAAAAAAATTGACGGAATAATATTTATTACATCGTCAATTAATCAGCAGGATTATGTTGAGTTGAACAGAAAATACAATGTAATGACATGCTCCGAATATTATGATGATGACACTCTGGAAACTGTAGGGATAGATCAGTCAGAGGCAATGTACAGACTAATTAGGTATCTGTATGAAATAAAAAAAGTAGAAAAGCCTGTATATTATACTTGGAAAGATCCTACAGGAACATCTAAAAGACGTTTGGCGGGATACATTAAATATTTGAAAGAAAAAAACATAAAAAATGTAAAAAAATTTTATAAAAAAATGGATTCTAAAAAAACAAGTATTTTTTTAGAGCAATTTAAAAAAGAACTTGAAAATAATATGGAAATTGATGCTATTATTCTGAACAGTGATTTTTATGCCGTATTTGCAGAAAAAATAATAAAAAAATTGAATAGAGAAATACTTGTTGCAAGCTTTGACGGAACACAGCTCCTTGATATGGCTTTAAGTAAAATAGTACATATAAAGCAGCCTTTTGAAAAAATGGGAGAAAAAAGCGCTGAAGCTCTTCTGAAAAAAATGGAAGGAAAAAAATTTGAAAAAAAAATATATTTGAAGTATGATTTAATTGATGAAGAAAAGTTAAAATAA
- a CDS encoding ABC transporter ATP-binding protein, with the protein MIDFKNIEIKFGDFVAIPDLTMTINEGEFFTLLGPSGCGKTTTLRSLVGFIIPTKGKIFIEGEDITDVSVEEREIGMVFQSYALFPTMTVYENIAFGLRVRKEKKEDIDKKVKDIAEKVDLNEVQLRKKVSELSGGQQQRVAIARALILKPKILVLDEPLSNLDAKLRIQLRNELKELQKKFGITTIYVTHDQEEALTLSDRIAVFNRGIVEQIGTPFEIYNRSKTEFVCNFIGDINKIDRKLLKKFNEISGTSYNTDKDGYIRIERINTIVSDNSENYIKIKGKVIDKEFYGMFTKYMFETEGHKIKTLEKDDGKRDYEIGSVVDLYINKNDILQYEGD; encoded by the coding sequence ATGATTGATTTTAAAAATATAGAAATAAAATTTGGAGATTTTGTTGCCATACCTGACTTGACAATGACAATAAACGAGGGAGAATTTTTTACTTTACTCGGTCCGTCCGGATGTGGAAAAACAACTACATTGAGAAGTCTGGTCGGATTTATAATTCCGACAAAAGGAAAAATTTTTATAGAAGGTGAAGATATAACGGATGTATCTGTTGAAGAAAGAGAAATTGGAATGGTTTTTCAAAGCTATGCTTTATTTCCTACAATGACAGTATATGAAAATATTGCATTTGGTCTTAGAGTGAGAAAAGAAAAAAAGGAAGATATTGATAAAAAAGTAAAGGATATAGCTGAAAAAGTAGATTTAAACGAAGTACAGCTGAGGAAAAAAGTATCAGAACTGTCGGGAGGGCAGCAGCAGAGAGTTGCCATTGCAAGAGCTCTTATATTAAAGCCAAAAATACTGGTATTGGATGAACCCCTTTCCAATTTGGATGCCAAGCTTCGTATTCAGCTTAGAAATGAATTGAAAGAACTTCAGAAAAAATTCGGAATAACTACAATTTATGTAACTCATGATCAGGAAGAGGCACTTACTTTATCTGACAGGATAGCGGTATTTAATAGAGGAATAGTTGAACAAATAGGAACGCCTTTTGAAATATATAATAGATCAAAAACTGAATTTGTATGTAATTTTATAGGGGATATAAATAAAATTGACAGGAAACTGCTCAAAAAATTTAATGAAATTTCAGGAACTTCTTATAACACGGATAAAGACGGGTATATAAGAATTGAAAGAATAAATACTATTGTTAGTGATAATTCTGAGAATTATATAAAAATAAAAGGAAAAGTAATTGATAAGGAATTTTACGGAATGTTCACAAAATATATGTTTGAAACTGAGGGACATAAAATTAAAACTCTTGAAAAAGATGACGGAAAACGGGATTATGAAATAGGAAGTGTAGTTGATTTATATATAAATAAAAATGACATTTTACAGTATGAGGGGGACTAA
- a CDS encoding ABC transporter permease — protein MDLKINEKKDFFKWMYYLPLTFWMTLFFGFPTLIIIYFSFLKKGAYGGIAMPLKHTATAYKTLFTSSDVIKVVIKTLNISIWITAITLLLAVPTAYYISRSKFKNFWLLLIVIPFWTNFLVRIFSFIAILGNNGIINQLLMKIFGLKTPLSLLYNKYAVIIISVYVFLPYAILPLYSAIEKFDFSLLDAASDLGANKFQALLRVFIPGIKSGIVTAIVFTFVPAIGSYAVPDLVGGTDGIMLGNIIASRMFQLRDWPVASAISIIFIVITTFGVWLSMKMEKEEEK, from the coding sequence ATGGATCTTAAAATCAATGAAAAAAAAGACTTTTTTAAATGGATGTATTATTTGCCTCTTACTTTCTGGATGACTTTATTTTTCGGATTCCCTACATTGATTATAATATATTTCAGTTTCCTGAAAAAAGGTGCTTATGGCGGAATTGCCATGCCTCTAAAACATACAGCGACAGCATACAAGACATTGTTTACTTCAAGTGATGTAATAAAAGTAGTAATAAAAACATTAAATATATCAATATGGATAACGGCTATTACATTACTCTTGGCTGTACCGACAGCATATTATATATCCAGATCAAAATTTAAAAATTTTTGGCTTTTGCTTATAGTAATACCTTTTTGGACAAATTTTCTTGTAAGGATATTTTCTTTTATTGCCATACTTGGAAACAACGGGATAATAAATCAGCTTTTAATGAAAATATTCGGGCTTAAAACTCCGTTGTCTTTGTTATATAATAAATATGCCGTAATAATAATAAGTGTATATGTATTCCTTCCTTATGCCATACTACCTTTATATTCAGCTATAGAGAAATTTGATTTTTCATTACTTGATGCAGCGAGTGATTTGGGGGCGAATAAATTTCAGGCATTACTTAGAGTTTTTATACCGGGAATAAAATCGGGAATTGTGACGGCAATAGTATTTACATTTGTTCCTGCAATAGGATCATATGCTGTACCTGACCTTGTAGGAGGGACTGATGGTATAATGCTCGGAAACATAATAGCAAGCAGAATGTTTCAATTAAGGGATTGGCCTGTAGCTTCTGCAATTTCAATAATATTCATAGTCATAACGACTTTTGGGGTGTGGCTGTCAATGAAAATGGAAAAGGAGGAAGAGAAATAA
- a CDS encoding glycerophosphodiester phosphodiesterase family protein translates to MEKEKMFGKKEYSTINELLNKKINEKKILIAVHRGTSGGNIIENTLPAYKASLLSGGDIIEIDVIKSIDGIYYAFHDGNEKRLLNKRKNIKEMSSKEIEKKSFNNSIGENTGYKIERLDTVLKYFEGKDVLINIDRAWEYFEDLLIFFDKYDIKKQLIIKSAPKKEYFEIFRKHKVKYMYMPIVKTEKDVELTLYYKQVNAVGFELIAENEKSVFFKDEYIKKLQSEGYFIWVNSIKLNDVTNLYAGYDDNKAILEGFEKSWGVLINKGINIIQTDWPSLLSEYIKKLKK, encoded by the coding sequence TTGGAAAAAGAAAAAATGTTTGGCAAAAAAGAATATTCAACAATAAATGAACTATTAAACAAAAAAATAAATGAAAAAAAAATCCTTATAGCAGTACATAGAGGAACATCAGGAGGAAACATAATTGAAAATACTCTGCCTGCATACAAGGCATCGCTACTGTCAGGAGGCGATATAATAGAAATAGATGTTATAAAGTCAATTGACGGGATTTATTATGCATTTCATGACGGAAATGAAAAAAGGCTTCTCAATAAGAGAAAAAATATAAAGGAAATGTCTTCAAAAGAAATAGAAAAAAAGAGTTTTAATAACAGTATAGGAGAAAATACAGGATATAAAATCGAAAGACTGGATACAGTTTTAAAATATTTTGAAGGAAAAGATGTGTTAATAAATATTGACAGAGCATGGGAGTATTTTGAAGATTTACTTATATTTTTTGATAAATACGATATAAAAAAACAGTTGATAATAAAAAGTGCTCCTAAAAAGGAATATTTTGAGATTTTTAGAAAACATAAAGTAAAATATATGTATATGCCTATAGTTAAGACGGAAAAAGATGTAGAACTGACGTTGTATTATAAGCAAGTAAATGCTGTAGGATTTGAACTTATAGCCGAAAATGAAAAATCTGTATTTTTTAAAGATGAATACATAAAAAAGCTTCAAAGTGAGGGATATTTTATATGGGTAAATTCTATAAAATTAAATGATGTGACTAATCTATATGCAGGATATGACGACAATAAAGCTATACTTGAAGGATTTGAAAAAAGTTGGGGAGTTCTTATAAATAAAGGCATAAATATTATCCAGACAGACTGGCCGTCATTACTTTCAGAATATATAAAGAAATTAAAAAAATAA
- a CDS encoding extracellular solute-binding protein: MERYYHAIVKQAIVMVYGLNQYDENNAPKDWLDLPANFKGKYEVPSGLGRGTTRVVISGILTRYRDENGDFGISEEGWKTIGEYFKNGVPSVKGEDLFSKIADKKIGMGQIWSSGIAGREEQYNVKVGIVRPEVGVPFVIEGFGIVKGTKKLEKAKAFVEWFGSPEIQAEWSKQFTSMPANTKALAMADPKIIEFEKSFIKKQEIDWEFVSENINKWIEKIELQILQ; this comes from the coding sequence ATTGAACGATATTATCATGCCATAGTAAAACAAGCAATAGTTATGGTTTATGGATTAAATCAATATGATGAAAATAATGCTCCAAAAGACTGGCTAGATCTTCCGGCGAATTTTAAAGGAAAATATGAAGTTCCATCAGGACTGGGGAGAGGTACAACAAGAGTTGTAATTTCCGGAATACTTACAAGATATAGAGATGAGAACGGAGATTTCGGAATTTCTGAAGAAGGATGGAAAACAATAGGAGAATATTTTAAAAATGGAGTGCCTTCTGTAAAAGGAGAAGATCTGTTTTCAAAAATAGCTGATAAAAAAATCGGAATGGGACAGATATGGTCAAGCGGTATAGCCGGAAGAGAGGAACAGTATAATGTTAAAGTAGGAATAGTAAGACCTGAAGTGGGAGTACCTTTTGTGATAGAAGGTTTCGGTATTGTAAAAGGAACTAAGAAACTTGAAAAAGCAAAAGCTTTTGTAGAATGGTTCGGTTCACCTGAAATACAGGCTGAATGGTCCAAACAGTTTACAAGCATGCCTGCAAATACAAAAGCACTTGCTATGGCAGATCCTAAAATAATAGAATTTGAAAAGTCATTTATTAAAAAGCAGGAGATAGATTGGGAATTTGTATCGGAAAATATAAATAAATGGATTGAAAAAATTGAACTTCAAATATTGCAATAG
- a CDS encoding hemolysin family protein, producing MDTTTGGSIFLQFLIIAILTGINAFFSGAEMAIVSINKNRLKMLVEDGDRKALLLENLLKEPSKFLSTIQVGITLAGFFASASAATGLAQYFSIYLKKNGIPYGNQISMILITLVLSYITLVFGELIPKRIALRSSEKMALASIGTIVLISRIFSPFVKILTLSTNSVLTILKMKEDNLEEQVSKEEIRSLVQVGREHGIINDVEKEMIDNIIEFDEKIAREIMIPRTKVFLADKDMSIKELFEKKEFGKYSRIPVYENEADNIVGILFTKDLMMEAYKKGFDNIRLEDIIQEAYFVPETKNVNELFNELQIEKKHIAILIDEYGGFSGIVTLEDLIEEVMGNISDEFDDEDSSIKRLSPYKYLISGERSLNDINDYFHIELESKHYDTLSGLLIEHIGYIPEDNEKIEPVIINEIVFKPQKVKDKKIERVLVTFNKDKK from the coding sequence GTGGATACAACGACCGGAGGCAGTATATTTTTACAATTTCTAATAATTGCAATTTTGACAGGGATAAATGCGTTTTTTTCCGGTGCCGAAATGGCAATAGTTTCAATTAATAAAAACAGGCTGAAAATGTTAGTGGAAGATGGAGATAGGAAAGCTCTGCTATTAGAAAATCTTTTAAAAGAACCGAGTAAATTTTTATCAACAATACAAGTAGGAATAACACTTGCAGGATTTTTCGCTTCGGCATCGGCAGCAACCGGATTAGCACAGTATTTTTCGATATATTTGAAAAAGAACGGAATTCCTTACGGAAATCAGATTTCTATGATATTGATAACATTAGTGCTGTCTTATATTACTCTTGTTTTCGGAGAACTTATTCCTAAAAGGATAGCTCTCAGGTCTTCTGAGAAAATGGCACTTGCATCAATCGGAACAATAGTTTTGATTTCCAGAATATTTTCTCCCTTTGTAAAAATTCTTACATTATCAACAAATTCTGTACTGACTATACTGAAAATGAAAGAAGATAATTTGGAAGAGCAGGTATCCAAAGAGGAAATAAGGTCACTGGTTCAGGTAGGAAGAGAACACGGAATTATAAATGATGTAGAAAAAGAAATGATAGACAATATTATAGAATTTGATGAAAAAATAGCAAGGGAAATAATGATACCGAGAACAAAGGTTTTTCTTGCCGATAAGGATATGTCAATAAAAGAGCTGTTTGAAAAGAAAGAGTTCGGTAAATATTCAAGAATTCCTGTATATGAAAATGAAGCTGACAACATAGTAGGAATACTTTTTACGAAAGATTTGATGATGGAGGCATATAAAAAAGGCTTTGATAATATAAGGTTGGAAGATATTATTCAGGAAGCATATTTTGTCCCTGAAACTAAAAACGTAAACGAACTGTTCAATGAACTTCAAATAGAAAAAAAACATATTGCCATACTCATTGACGAATATGGAGGTTTTTCAGGAATAGTGACTTTGGAAGATCTTATAGAAGAAGTAATGGGAAATATATCCGATGAATTTGATGATGAAGATTCCTCAATAAAACGTCTGTCACCTTATAAATATCTTATAAGTGGGGAACGTTCCCTTAATGATATAAATGATTATTTCCATATAGAACTGGAGTCAAAGCATTATGATACATTAAGCGGTCTGCTTATAGAGCATATAGGATATATTCCTGAAGATAATGAAAAGATAGAGCCTGTAATAATAAATGAAATTGTATTCAAACCTCAAAAGGTTAAGGATAAAAAAATAGAAAGGGTATTGGTAACATTCAATAAGGATAAAAAATGA
- a CDS encoding iron ABC transporter permease produces the protein MKNKKILSPKLFSYIMYVLIIWFAITFLIYPNLNILKVIFFQNGTFKTDSVQKLFSSPRAVKSLKNSFILATTLLFTVNFIGIFLVLVIDYFDVKGAKILKLGYMTTLIYGGVVLASGYKFVYGANGIITGTLVKIFPGMNPNWFEGYGAVAFIMTFAVTSNHVIFLSNAIKKIDYSTIEAAKNMGASQFYILRKVVLPVLKPTIYAITVLLYITGLGATSAPLIVGGKNFQTIGPMILTFSQTVTSRDLAAVLALVLGIATLILLSFMIYFEKKGNFMSVSKTKSVIVKQKINNPVINILVHIVAYILFLIYIIPVIFVILFSFTNSKSISTGVITGFTLQNYIDVFSNITVLKPFVTSIIYSAGASVIVVILTLAVSRILHKYKNKWSLILEYVMLIPWILPATLIAIGLITAFDRKNPLVFGNILTGTVWILLIAYVIVKIPFSLRMLKATFFSIDNELEEAATSLGADTFYTFRKVIFPIILPSTMAILALNFNSLLADYDLTVFLYHPLLRTLGIVIRSSTDATQTLKDTQAIALVYSVVLMIIASTTLYFIYGRNEREK, from the coding sequence ATGAAAAATAAAAAAATATTGTCTCCAAAACTTTTTTCATATATAATGTATGTTTTAATTATATGGTTTGCAATTACATTTTTAATTTATCCCAATCTGAACATATTAAAAGTTATATTTTTTCAAAATGGAACTTTTAAAACTGATTCTGTCCAGAAACTTTTTTCATCTCCACGAGCTGTGAAAAGTTTGAAGAACAGTTTTATATTAGCAACGACATTGCTGTTCACGGTTAATTTTATAGGAATATTTTTAGTTCTTGTCATAGATTATTTCGATGTGAAAGGTGCAAAAATTTTAAAATTAGGATACATGACTACACTTATATATGGAGGAGTGGTACTGGCTTCAGGATATAAATTTGTATATGGAGCAAACGGTATAATAACAGGGACATTAGTTAAAATATTTCCGGGAATGAATCCGAACTGGTTTGAAGGCTACGGAGCCGTGGCATTTATTATGACTTTTGCCGTTACTTCAAATCATGTGATATTTCTTTCAAATGCTATAAAAAAAATAGATTACTCTACAATTGAAGCGGCAAAAAATATGGGAGCATCTCAGTTTTATATATTACGTAAAGTAGTTCTTCCTGTACTGAAACCGACAATATATGCTATTACAGTTTTACTTTATATTACAGGGCTTGGAGCAACATCAGCACCTTTGATTGTTGGAGGGAAAAACTTTCAGACTATAGGTCCTATGATATTGACTTTTTCTCAAACCGTAACTTCAAGGGATTTGGCTGCAGTTCTGGCATTGGTACTTGGAATAGCCACTTTGATTTTATTGTCCTTTATGATTTATTTCGAAAAGAAAGGGAATTTTATGTCTGTTTCCAAAACAAAATCAGTAATTGTGAAACAGAAAATAAATAATCCGGTTATTAATATTTTAGTACATATAGTGGCATATATACTTTTTCTTATATATATAATTCCTGTAATTTTTGTCATATTATTTTCATTCACAAATTCCAAGAGTATATCTACAGGAGTTATAACAGGATTTACTTTACAGAATTATATCGATGTGTTTTCAAATATAACAGTACTGAAACCTTTTGTTACAAGTATTATCTATTCGGCAGGAGCTTCAGTAATAGTTGTCATTTTAACATTGGCAGTATCAAGAATACTTCACAAGTATAAAAATAAATGGTCGCTAATACTTGAATATGTAATGCTTATTCCTTGGATTTTACCTGCAACATTAATTGCAATAGGACTTATTACAGCTTTTGATAGGAAAAATCCTCTCGTTTTTGGAAATATACTTACAGGAACGGTGTGGATTTTACTTATTGCTTATGTAATAGTAAAAATACCGTTTTCACTTAGAATGTTGAAAGCTACATTTTTCAGTATTGATAATGAATTGGAAGAAGCAGCTACAAGTTTGGGAGCGGATACTTTTTATACTTTCAGAAAAGTTATTTTCCCTATCATCCTTCCGTCAACTATGGCAATTCTTGCATTAAATTTCAACAGTCTTCTTGCAGATTATGATTTAACGGTATTTCTGTATCATCCTTTGTTAAGAACGCTTGGAATTGTTATAAGAAGCAGTACCGATGCTACACAGACACTAAAGGACACTCAGGCTATTGCCCTTGTTTATTCGGTAGTACTGATGATAATAGCTTCAACGACTTTATATTTCATCTACGGAAGAAATGAAAGAGAAAAATAA